In the Cucurbita pepo subsp. pepo cultivar mu-cu-16 chromosome LG17, ASM280686v2, whole genome shotgun sequence genome, AGTGAAGTCAGAGAGTATACGCTATCTACAACTCCAGTGTTATAACCACAGAAGTGTAGTTTACTACAAACTACTCATTGGCATAAGAAATCCACTCAGGAGCAAGAAAAAAACTGGCTCTATATACCCCACACCTGTATGAGATTTCCtcaatacaataataaatttcatctAAAACACTCTAGGAATCGTTGCAATCATGAAAATATGTGTGCCACTAATGCCATGCTTCCAACATAAAACCAAGAAACGCAATGCAGTATAGATAATTATGCAAAAGATGGACATGCCTGCTTCATGACAACGTTTCCAACATCCTTTTTAGCAGAGAGGGGTAGTGCAACTCCATCAATTTTTGTGGAATTCTCAACTGCCAAAGTAACTTGAgctccattttcttccttcgGTGCAACTGCACTGACACTATTGGTTTTAACTGTCTCAGAAGAAACAATATCAGGAGAGAGCTCAAAACTACATTTAGATTTATCGACAATTTTATTAGCCACATCATATGCATCCNNNNNNNNNNNNNNNNNNNNNNNNNNNNNNNNNNNNNNNNNNNNNNNNNNNNNNNNNNNNNNNNNNNNNNNNNNNNNNNNNNNNNNNNNNNNNNNNNNNNNNNNNNNNNNNNNNNNNNNNNNNNNNNNNNNNNNNNNNNNNNNNNNNNNNNNNNNNNNNNNNNNNNNNNNNNNNNNNNNNNNNNNNNNNNNNNNNNNNNNNNNNNNNNNNNNNNNNNNNNNNNNNNNNNNNNNNNNNNNNNNNNNNNNNNNNNNNNNNNNNNNNNNNNNNNNNNNNNNNNNNNNNNNNNNNNNNNNNNNNNNNNNNNNNNNNNNNNNNNNNNNNNNNNNNNNNNNNNNNNNNNNNNNNNNNNNNNNNNNNNNNNNNNNNNNNNNNNNNNNNNNNNNNNNNNNNNNNNNNNNNNNNNNNNNNNNNNNNNNNNNNNNNNNNNNNNNNNNNNNNNNNNNNNNNNNNNNNNNNNNNNNNNNNNNNNNNNNNNNNNNNNNNNNNNNNNNNNNNNNNNNNNNNNNNNNNNNNNNNNNNNNNNNNNNNNNNNNNNNNNNNNNNNNNNNNNNNNNNNNNNNNNNNNNNNNNNNNNNNNNNNNNNNNNNNNNNNNNNNNNNNNNNNNNNNNNNNNNNNNNNNNNNNNNNNNNNNNNNNNNNNNNNNNNNNNNNNNNNNNNNNNNNNNNNNNNNNNNNNNNNNNNNNNNNNNNNNNNNNNNNNNNNNNNNNNNNNNNNNNNNNNNNNNNNNNNNNNNNNNNNNNNNNNNNNNNNNNNNNNNNNNNNNNNNNNNNNNNNNNNNNNNNNNNNNNNNNNNNNNNNNNNNNNNNNNNNNNNNNNNNNNNNNNNNNNNNNNNNNNNNNNNNNNNNNNNNNNNNNNNNNNNNNNNNNNNNNNNNNNNNNNNNNNNNNNNNNNNNNNNNNNNNNNNNNNNNNNNNNNNNNNNNNNNNNNNNNNNNNNNNNNNNNNNNNNNNNNNNNNNNNNNNNNNNNNNNNNNNNNNNNNNNNNNNNNNNNNNNNNNNNNNNNNNNNNNNNNNNNNNNNNNNNNNNNNNNNNNNNNNNNNNNNNNNNNNNNNNNNNNNNNNNNNNNNNNNNNNNNNNNNNNNNNNNNNNNNNNNNNNNNNNNNNNNNNNNNNNNNNNNNNNNNNNNNNNNNNNNNNNNNNNNNNNNNNNNNNNNNNNNNNNNNNNNNNNNNNNNNNNNNNNNNNNNNNNNNNNNNNNNNNNNNNNNNNNNNNNNNNNNNNNNNNNNNNNNNNNNNNNNNNNNNNNNNNNNNNNNNNNNNNNNNNNNNNNNNNNNNNtttttttttttttttttttttttttttttttttttttttttttttttttttttttttttttttttttaagttcatgaCTTCAGTTGGATGGCGCTCCCGAGACTACTTTGATGTTGAGTCGGGATGAGCTAAGACACAAGTAGAGGCTATCAATAGGTGAAGAGCAACTTGATTCAAGATCGTGGGATCCTATTCTATTAGATAGGAAGCTTCCGGAAGGAGTCTTAGTCGTATCTCAGTCCTAGTGTAACTGATTATCCTCTTGGACCGGAGTTCGTTATCAATTTCTCATCCCTCCAATTCCATTTGCGCCTCCTGTAGGAGTCTAGGCCGTATCTCAATTCCAGTGTAGTTGATTATCCTATCGGACCGAGTTCTTTATCACTTTCTCCTCCCTCCAATTCTATTTGTGTCTCACGTAGGAGTCTCGGTCATATTTCAGTCCCAGTGTAGTTGATCATCTTCATGGACCGAATTCTTTATCACTTTCTCCTCCCTCCAATTTCATTTGCGCCTGTCGTAGGAGTCCGTGGGTCATATCTCAGTCTCAGTGTAGCTGATCATGCTCTCAGATCAGcttctttatcattttctcCTCCATTCAATTcctgataagataaggaaatcaactacaaggggagtaaaattcggattaccttgttgatcgaatatctcaaggcaagaacacttgattgagattcgaatcactccacaagcaagatcgatcatgtctagcttgaatgactcttgttgatcaaatatctcaaacacttgtttgagattcgaatcactccacaagcaagattgatcatgtcgagcttgaatgattctacatgcaacctaaactacatagaattgcaaagaaacttagtcattgacTAAAAAACGAGCacgcttcttttactatattttccaagcctgcttacaaatacaacatacgaggctttatatagcctcaaaaaatgaaactattaaaaacNTGTAACccactcaaaatttataacaatcaaacttcattatgtgacatgaattgaaacatcttttgataattttgacaaccttttcttcacatcttcattaaagtatattatatgattgatgtctcttggttcatatcaattcCACTTGCGCCTCTTGTGGGAGTCTAGGTTTaaagggaatgaactctttaTCCACGTAGCAGAAGCATTATGAatcgttttgatttttattaagaattaaaacaaaagcaatAAACTCGAGAGCAAAAACTCTACCTTTGTAGAAACCATAGCTTGCAAGTCCTTGAAGTTTTCCAACCATGCAAAACCTATTTAAAATTCCACGAGATTGCTATGACTCGAACATAAGGTCAAGACTTGTGGGAGCCTCTTCAAAGAAAATCCCTGAAGAAAATAGGAGAGATTGGTATCTATTTAGCTCAACTCAAGGGTCCTATTCATGAAATCTGGGataatatttatcaaataatatatttgcatatttaatatattaagatattataagatatcttaatatatatttaactaatttgaatctcattcaaatttcaaatatatttttatggaatgtatttacattattttaatatttaattttacaaaatacaataaatatattttttatttaatatatctaataatttaaactctttagatcaatatatttttctctatatctaatatattaaatattaatttgacattccaaattaaatttattttctcctctgtatttaaatatcaatttgaacccttcaaattttctttcaaataaattgaatcttttaattaactctttaattaatcaagttatgtccattgatataatcattacaagtaAGTCGATCtcacgagttgttcataattacagctgggtcaaaagtccgttttatccctgtaattacatcttttgCCCACTGATTctcaacaatttatttatgatccaaccataaaccaagtccctctcaggccaatgagagagTGGGTTCCTattgttcaagtcccgaaatcagtacttaagagaacaactcatctacttttcTTATATGAAAagagtgaatttcatctcatgatattatgttcccaactccctatttggtcaaaGTCCCAAAATGGTAGGTATATTGAATCCGCCAAAAGAatcattctcacccatgtaaattaaaggacaagcccTCACAGGCACGAGTTCATAACTtactcaggattaagatcgagtcgtATATGATCTTCANTagtggattcagcaaacattcacaatatgaaatattaatcttctcaattaacggatttataaagagagattaaatatttctttgtccagtcttatacaaactcattgtataagATACTctcacttacatgtctccacatgaacgatttgaatcaaatcatttgtaacgattacaaagtgggctgtatcaatagtgttaccaggataaggcacccaactttatccatatactatagactctttaggttattacttgaacacgatcattttgtatgtcaaccacgttcaagattacattaataaccttgaattttcatataatgaataacaattaaattacaaataaaataataaaaattatggcATAAATCCCAACCATCTTCTTTTTGTACTTTGCAAGCATGTTCTATGTGTTATAGGTGTCTGATCTATTGAGATTATTACtgagtgagtttctttgtgTTGTAAGTAGCCCGTGACTCTACAAGTTTTATGTTGAAAAaacttgtttggtattactaaGGTATTGCTAAAAAAAAACGGGTGATCTCCAAGTCGTCgaagaaatcaagaaactAAACACGAACAACTATAATTCGTGAGCAATATGCACGGTATCCTATCTAATAGGACAAGGCCTTCGATAGGTCATTGGAAAAACGAAATTACACCTCCAGATGAGGATGTTAATAACACCTTAAGCAAATGTAGAATCAAAGCAGACAAAAATGTTTGCCTTGAAAACCACGGTCAACGAAGATATGTTGGAGCACATTCGGGATAACAAGATActgaaagaaataaaggaatTCCAAGCTATCTAGGTAACAAGTATCCAAGTAAGCTCGGTAAAattcatttgtatttttaaaaaattttaaaatctcgattttatattttaaattttaaatttcataatgtaataattttgatgggttagttttttatttaattattattctacCGAATGTCGtgtaatctcttctcgattaATCTTAATAAATAGTGCAAGTGTTTCCCACAACGAGTTATGTTCAACGCTATATTCATTTTCACCTTCTCGATTAATCTTAATAAATAGTGTAGTGCACCATGAGATTTTATATAGCGATTTAATCATaaactcaaaaaattatttgtaacgaTTTCATTCTGAACCCGTAAAAACTTTATAGTAATTTTAACTCGAACCCATTTCAAAAAGAATGGTATAAGTCGGGTCGTGAACTTGTGAAAGGATTGGTCGAACGTTTTGCTCTTGAACCTGTAAAAAGAACGGTCGATCAATTCTCACATGCAAAAGTTCATACAATCCTACAATTTGATCTAAAGCATATTAAAGTAGAATGCATTATGATCCAAATATACATAATTTCACTTTCGAGTAGTaaaccaaaaacaagaacGATCATCATTCTTCGCTCATATTAGCGATTCAGAATCAAATAATTGCCTCTCGAACGATACGAACAAACAAACATCCTAGCTATAAACAAGGGAGATTTAAAGGGTCTGAAGTAATTTGAGCGTCTCGTCGATATGCTTCTCGGGTTGGAACTGGTTATTATAAATGAGCTGCACGATGCCGTTCTTGTCGAGAACATAAGTCTGTCTACCAGGTAATGCACCAAAGAGATCAGAAGGAACTCCCCATTCTTTTCTCACTTTGTTACCTTCATCACTTAGCAATGTGAATGGAAGTCTATATTTCTTTGCAAAAGCCTATAATTCcaataaatgtttcaaataaATCATAGCCGTTGGATCAAATACATGTTTCAAATAAATCATAGCCGTTGGATCAAATACAAATTTTGGATGATGAATTACCTTGTGTGATGATGAATCATCGCCACTAATGCCTACAACCTGAGCTCCTGCTTTCTTGAACTTCTCGTAAGAATCTCTGAAAGCACACGCCTGCACGAATGTTAATTTCCCGTTCTATTTGCTCGATTCAAACTCGAGTTTTAGTTAACTTGACACGTGCTTTCAAagctcaaaagtaaaaaaacgCAAGTGATTTCTAACTTTACACGAGCTTTCAAagctcaaaagtaaaaaatgtaAGTGATTTCTAACTTGACATGTGCTTTCACCgctcaaaagtaaaaaacgcAAGTGATTGCTAATTTGACACGTGCTTACAGAgcttaaaagtaaaaaacgcAAGTGATTTCTAACTTGACACGAGCTTTCACagctcaaaagtaaaaaacgcAAGGGATTTCTAACTTGGCACGTGCTTTCAGagctcaaaagtaaaaaaggcAAATGATTTCTTACTTGACACAGGAGCTTTCAAAGCTCAAAAGTAAGAAAGGTAAGTGATTTCTAACTTGGCACATGCTTTCAGagctcaaaagtaaaaaaatgtaagtAATTTTTAACTTGACACGTGCTTTCAGagctcaaaagtaaaaaatgtaAGTAATTTTTAACTTGACACGTGCTTTCAGagctcaaaagtaaaaaaaaaaacattgccGAGACAAGCCTTTAGACCAGTTTGAAACGACTTTTAAGTACTTTTTAAGCACTTAGAAGTCGGTCtaaatatatccttaatgttttttttaccaaaacaATCgttaaaaatgtcaatttcCCGTCCTAGATCCAAACTCAGTTTCAGTGATTTCTAACTTGACACGTGCTTTCAAagctcaaaagtaaaaaacgtTGCTGAGACAAGCCTTCAGATTGCTTTGAATAGACTTTTAAGTACTTTTTAAGCACTTCGAAGTCGATCTAATCATGTccttaatgttttttttattgaccTTATCCTTAAAAAGTCAATCCAAACGTGTCTTAAATGTTTTTAGTCCAAAAAATTGGTAAGAAAGTACTTTCAAAAGACATCAAACTAATTTGTCGTTCAATATTCTTTTGCTAAACTCAATTATGACCCAAACAACCAAATCACCACTCACGTGCTATACACTAGCAACGAGCCTCAGCAACACTAGACCATTCAACTTTTTACTATATTCATGCTCCAAGACTAAGCTTATGACCCAAACAACCAAATCATTACTCACGTGCTATACAGTAGCAACGAGCCTCAGCAACACTGGACCATTCAACTTTTTACTATATTCATGCTCCAAGACTAAGCTTCTCGACCCAAACAACCAATGTACTACTCACGTGCTATACATTAGCATCGAGCCTCAACAACATTAGACCATTCAACTTTTTACTAAATTCATGTTCCAAGACTAAGCTTATGACCCAAACAACCAAATCACCACTCACGTGCTATACACTAGCAACAAGCCTCAGCAACACTGGACCATTCAACTTTTTACTAAATTCATGCTCCAAGACTAAACTTATGACCCAAACGACCAAATCACCACTCATGCGCCGTAGACTAGCAACAACCACATTGGACCATTCAACTTTTTACTATATTCATGCTCAAAGACCCAAACGACCAAATCACCACTCATGCGCCGTAGACTAGCAACAACCACATTGGACCATTCAACCTTTTACTATATTCATGCTCAAAGACTAAGCTTATCGAcccaaataaccaaatcacCACTCACGTGCTATACACTAGCAACGAGCCTCAGCAACACTAGACCATTCAACTTTTTCCTAAATTCATGCTCCAAGACTAAGCTTATGACCCAAACAACCAATTCACCACTGGTACGCTGTAGACTAGCAACAACCACATTGGACCATTCAACTTTTTACTAAATCCATGCTCGAAGACTAAGCTTATGACccaaaacaaccaaaacaaccaaaacaaCCAAATCATCCCTCGTGCGTCTTAGACTAGCAACAACCACATTGGACCATTCAACTTTTTACTAAATTCATTCTCCAAGACTAAGCTTATCGACCCAAACAACCAAATTACCACTCACGTGCCATACACTAGCAACACGAGTCTGGGCAACACCGGACCATTCAAGGGGCACTTGGCAAACTACCAGAACTATGTAACAAAGGCTGCCCTAGCTAGGTATGACGTGTCGTAACTCGGATACAACTACAAGAAATTACATCCACAATTCGGAGAATACCGTCCAAACTACTCATCTCAGTCATCGGAGCCAGAGGCTTCCCTTCTTTCTGAACATTCATGAACGTCCTGTAGCTCGTCCTCACTGAACACGCTTTCATCACTTGAATCAGAAAGCAGCCCaacgtcgtcgtcgtcgtcagTAAACATCTCCATCTTGCGTCTCTTCCTAATCTCTTTTATACCTTTTCCTTGAAGAGCTAGTTTTCGTTTTCGAGTGTTTCTCTTGCGTTTCGGAAACTCTTCTTTCTGGGTCTCGAGGCCTTTGCCCTCTGTTGCCTTTGTTGTTCTCCCTTTACCATATTCACTATCCTCGGATTCTTCGACATCAAATTTGCGCCTTTTCCTACTTGAATTTGTCTGGTATTGAAAACGTCTCAAAATTAGATTATCCCCATTAAAAACTATGGCAGCCAGATGGAAAGTTAACCCAATACACCTTTCTTtctgtctttctttctttttatgattgaaatttacagAAGATCCGTGGTGTTTAAaaaagaccttcccaatttacaacgagggaggtataactataggaagtaaaaCTATTAGACggtttacaccaagatatagtTTTAGACggtttacaccaagatatagtTTGGTAAACAATATTGTCGAAAAGTTTTTGGTAGGTCTGTGTCTTTTCTGCAAAtattctcttatttctttctttctaccGATTCTAAAAGAAAGTCATGATGAGGTTTTTCCATAATAGGGCTTTTGCATCCTTGACAGGCAACACGAGCGATATAAGATTATAAAGCTTCCctgatttataaattaaaatcctAATTCGACACCCATTGTATAAACCAATATAAATTCCCGAAGAAAACGATTTTCATGCGAACCATGGAAGTTATTTGGAGAGCCAACATAACCTTTTTTTCCCATTGCTCTTTTGCATACTACTAGCCAATCCAAACTCTTTCGTTCCTATGGCTTGGAAAGGTGCTACTCAAAAGGGTTATGAAAGCTTCTCCTTTTAAGAACCAAGTGGTTGTTTTGTGGTTCAATGTTGCAATAGCCAATATTTTGAGACAATAGTTCTAGAGAAACCAAGGAGTTG is a window encoding:
- the LOC111778759 gene encoding peroxiredoxin Q, chloroplastic-like, whose product is MSGDLVVWVISLVLEHEFSKKLNGPVLLRLVASNGKLTFVQACAFRDSYEKFKKAGAQVVGISGDDSSSHKAFAKKYRLPFTLLSDEGNKVRKEWGVPSDLFGALPGRQTYVLDKNGIVQLIYNNQFQPEKHIDETLKLLQTL